A genomic segment from Glycine max cultivar Williams 82 chromosome 1, Glycine_max_v4.0, whole genome shotgun sequence encodes:
- the LOC100799121 gene encoding uncharacterized protein At5g65660: MEGQDLSPPRMDTSRPSLGFPLGTALLLIIIFSLSGIFSCCYHWDKLRSFRQSLSHPHPAPSHTQSQPYTEVKQSKGESLPVLMPGDEVPKFIAMPCPCQPSRLETIVVTVEKPPHKPPLVVAPLC; this comes from the exons ATGGAGGGCCAAGATCTCTCGCCACCTCGCATGGACACATCTCGACCGTCCCTCGGCTTCCCCTTGGGCACTGCCCTCCTCTTGATCATCATCTTCAGCCTCAGCGGCATCTTCTCTTGTTGCTACCACTGGGACAAGTTACGCTCCTTCCGTCAATCTCTCTCTCATCCCCACCCTGCTCCCTCCCACACCCAATCCCAACCCTACACG GAGGTGAAGCAAAGCAAGGGTGAGAGTTTGCCGGTGTTGATGCCTGGGGATGAAGTGCCTAAGTTCATAGCCATGCCTTGCCCGTGCCAACCTTCCCGGCTGGAGACTATCGTTGTCACCGTCGAGAAGCCGCCGCACAAACCGCCGCTCGTGGTGGCGCCTTTGTGTTAA
- the LOC100777884 gene encoding uncharacterized protein, producing the protein MPARNFSVHTPRRSPRFLPQQNHDTPNPKSAKLSVSANKSEKCAVGSRRSPRLNNVEEQSPPLRRSPMLNNEPVGKQLKGTRVKKGGVTATKENRVVSDEGFGGGRKKERNRKRVEVETQESVVSDEGFGGGIKKERNRKRVEVGTQENGVVSDEGFGGGRKKERNWKRVKVKTKENRVVLDEGIGGGAKKEENGKRVKTKANRVVSDEGFGGGRKKGENGEKRKRGGEEISKGWTKEQELALQRAYFAAKPSPHFWKNVSKLVPGKSQQDCFDRIHCDYMTPPQTQPHSRAKTLKSSPIHQFSISASKLLKPIDKTVRKSNVLKPKNIITQKSIEKLLQHHLKVDLDREVDIFSVLEPNTDFSTNALQPSEALSTPKQQKENKGFLQNCTETSSSSHKKPLSRFSGSCVTELVSPPVLKKVKNRVMHEKYINQLRCRESRRRAAATKIIGEGTSIQKRDVVKGAKVALVSEARDAINKFQQSQVNLMDNTCSSDEDNGDGVEFEDESQ; encoded by the exons ATGCCAGCCAGAAACTTCTCCGTCCACACCCCACGAAGGTCACCCAGGTTCCTCCCCCAACAAAACCACGACACTCCCAACCCCAAATCTGCGAAACTCAGCGTTTCTGCCAACAAATCGGAGAAGTGCGCTGTTGGGTCGAGAAGATCTCCGAGGCTGAACAACGTTgaagaacaatctccccctctGAGACGATCTCCCATGTTGAACAACGAGCCAGTCGGTAAACAATTGAAAGGCACTAGAGTGAAGAAGGGTGGTGTAACTGCAACGAAGGAAAATCGTGTCGTTTCGGACGAGGGTTTTggtggaggaagaaagaaggagagaaaCAGGAAGAGGGTTGAAGTGGAAACGCAAGAAAGTGTCGTTTCGGACGAGGGGTTTGGTGGAGGAATAAAGAAGGAGAGAAACAGGAAGAGGGTTGAAGTTGGAACGCAAGAAAACGGTGTCGTTTCGGACGAGGGGTTTGGaggaggaagaaagaaggagagaaaCTGGAAGAGGGTTAAagtcaaaacaaaagaaaatcgtGTCGTTTTGGATGAGGGGATTGGTGGAGGAGCAAAGAAGGAGGAAAATGGGAAGAGGGTGAAAACGAAAGCAAATCGTGTCGTTTCGGATGAGGGTTTTggtggaggaagaaagaagggGGAAAATGGGGAGAAGAGAAAGCGTGGTGGCGAAGAAATTAGTAAAGGGTGGACGAAGGAACAGGAATTGGCTCTTCAAAGAGCGTATTTTGCTGCAAAGCCTAGCCCCCATTTCTGGAAGAACGTCTCCAAACTG GTGCCAGGAAAGTCTCAACAAGATTGCTTTGATAGAATTCACTGTGACTATATGACACCACCTCAAACTCAGCCTCATTCGAGGGcaaagacattgaagtcatCACCCATTCACCAATTTTCTATATCTGCAAGTAAACTTCTCAAACCTATTGATAAAACAGTTAGAAAATCCAATGTTCTAAAACCAAAGAACATCATTACCCAGAAGTCCATTGAGAAGCTGTTACAGCACCATCTTAAAGTTGATCTAGATCGTGAAGTGGACATATTTTCTGTTCTTGAACCAAACACTGATTTTTCTACTAATGCTCTACAGCCTAGTGAAGCACTTTCTACTCCAAAGCagcaaaaggaaaacaaagggTTCCTGCAAAATTGCACTGAAACATCATCTTCAAGCCATAAGAAGCCACTTTCAAGATTTAGTGGCTCGTGCGTTACAGAACTTGTTAGTCCCCCAGTActaaagaaagtaaagaacagggTAATGCATGAGAAATATATCAATCAATTGCGCTGTAGAGAATCTAGGAGAAGAGCAGCCGCTACGAAAATAATTGGTGAAGGAACCAGCATTCAGAAAAGGGATGTAGTTAAAGGAGCAAAAGTTGCCTTGGTTTCTGAAGCTAGAGATGCTATCAATAAGTTTCAACAGTCTCAAGTCAATTTGATGGACAATACTTGTAGTTCTGATGAAGATAACGGTGATGGCGTTGAATTTGAAGATGAAAGTCAATAG
- the LOC100806571 gene encoding transcription factor bHLH93 isoform X1 codes for MELSQLGFLDELLAPRKDTTWSNALSTGLNELLLPSGWSFDSFDENQGLATLNPSFAAFSTPLDHRFECPYGSEAAYPFVDGFTLPELDSSYTRNDESAPLLPQEDNPSLEDEEFGFLGRDNQSLEQAKIGCKIEEQVTEIPVFNMGLCGEKKPKSKKLEGQPSKNLMAERRRRKRLNDRLSMLRSIVPKISKMDRTSILGDTIDYMKELLERIGKLQEEEIEEGTNQINLLGISKELKPNEVMVRNSPKFDVERRDQDTRISICCATKPGLLLSTVNTLEALGLEIHQCVISSFNDFSMQASCSGAAEQRNCMNQEEIKQALFRNAGYGGRCL; via the exons ATGGAGCTTTCTCAACTTGGTTTTCTGGATGAGCTACTTGCTCCAAGAAAAGACACTACTTGGAGTAATGCTTTGTCAACTGGGTTGAATGAGTTACTACTCCCTAGTGGTTGGAGCTTTGACTCTTTTGATGAGAACCAAGGTTTAGCTACTTTGAATCCCTCATTTGCTGCATTTTCCACTCCACTAGACCACAGATTTGAATGCCCTTATGGAAGTGAAGCAGCATACCCTTTTGTTGATGGCTTCACATTGCCTGAGCTTGATTCTTCATACACCAGGAATGatgagtcagcaccacttttgcCACAAGAGGATAACCCATCATTGGAGGATGAAGAGTTTGGCTTTCTGGGAAGGGATAACCAGAGCTTGGAACAAGCAAAAATTGGCTGCAAAATTGAGGAACAAGTGACAGAGATTCCAGTCTTCAACATGGGCTTGTGTGGGGAGAAAAAACCcaaatcaaagaaactagaagggCAGCCCTCAAAGAATCTCATGGcagaaagaaggagaagaaagcGTTTGAATGACCGTCTTTCCATGCTAAGGTCAATAGTCCCAAAGATTAGCAAG ATGGACAGGACCTCCATTCTTGGAGACACAATTGATTACATGAAAGAGCTTCTAGAAAGGATAGGTAAGttgcaagaagaagaaatagaggAGGGAACAAATCAGATAAACCTCTTAGGCATTTCTAAGGAACTAAAGCCCAATGAAGTAATGGTTAGAAATTCCCCCAAG TTTGATGTTGAGAGAAGAGACCAGGACACAAGGATTAGCATCTGCTGTGCCACAAAGCCAGGATTACTACTGTCCACAGTGAACACCTTAGAAGCATTAGGCCTTGAGATTCACCAGTGTGTTATAAGCAGCTTCAATGATTTTTCAATGCAAGCATCTTGCTCAGGG GCAGCAGAGCAGAGAAATTGTATGAACCAGGAAGAGATAAAGCAAGCACTATTCAGAAATGCAGGTTATGGTGGTAGATGTCTCTAG
- the LOC100806571 gene encoding transcription factor bHLH93 isoform X2 codes for MELSQLGFLDELLAPRKDTTWSNALSTGLNELLLPSGWSFDSFDENQGLATLNPSFAAFSTPLDHRFECPYGSEAAYPFVDGFTLPELDSSYTRNDESAPLLPQEDNPSLEDEEFGFLGRDNQSLEQAKIGCKIEEQVTEIPVFNMGLCGEKKPKSKKLEGQPSKNLMAERRRRKRLNDRLSMLRSIVPKISKMDRTSILGDTIDYMKELLERIGKLQEEEIEEGTNQINLLGISKELKPNEVMVRNSPKFDVERRDQDTRISICCATKPGLLLSTVNTLEALGLEIHQCVISSFNDFSMQQSREIV; via the exons ATGGAGCTTTCTCAACTTGGTTTTCTGGATGAGCTACTTGCTCCAAGAAAAGACACTACTTGGAGTAATGCTTTGTCAACTGGGTTGAATGAGTTACTACTCCCTAGTGGTTGGAGCTTTGACTCTTTTGATGAGAACCAAGGTTTAGCTACTTTGAATCCCTCATTTGCTGCATTTTCCACTCCACTAGACCACAGATTTGAATGCCCTTATGGAAGTGAAGCAGCATACCCTTTTGTTGATGGCTTCACATTGCCTGAGCTTGATTCTTCATACACCAGGAATGatgagtcagcaccacttttgcCACAAGAGGATAACCCATCATTGGAGGATGAAGAGTTTGGCTTTCTGGGAAGGGATAACCAGAGCTTGGAACAAGCAAAAATTGGCTGCAAAATTGAGGAACAAGTGACAGAGATTCCAGTCTTCAACATGGGCTTGTGTGGGGAGAAAAAACCcaaatcaaagaaactagaagggCAGCCCTCAAAGAATCTCATGGcagaaagaaggagaagaaagcGTTTGAATGACCGTCTTTCCATGCTAAGGTCAATAGTCCCAAAGATTAGCAAG ATGGACAGGACCTCCATTCTTGGAGACACAATTGATTACATGAAAGAGCTTCTAGAAAGGATAGGTAAGttgcaagaagaagaaatagaggAGGGAACAAATCAGATAAACCTCTTAGGCATTTCTAAGGAACTAAAGCCCAATGAAGTAATGGTTAGAAATTCCCCCAAG TTTGATGTTGAGAGAAGAGACCAGGACACAAGGATTAGCATCTGCTGTGCCACAAAGCCAGGATTACTACTGTCCACAGTGAACACCTTAGAAGCATTAGGCCTTGAGATTCACCAGTGTGTTATAAGCAGCTTCAATGATTTTTCAAT GCAGCAGAGCAGAGAAATTGTATGA